A single window of Halobacterium jilantaiense DNA harbors:
- a CDS encoding polyprenyl synthetase family protein — protein sequence MEYVEARRAAIEDRIAEAVGTVEPTELGDQLEHVVLAGGKRVRPTLTVLVCEAAGGDVWEGGDDADASQQPVLAADGEDALDYAVGIELVHNASLVVDDIIDQSEVRRGSASAWAEYGYGPGLVASDGLLGEAFALFSRDPRAMECVTDSLVELGEGEAIELVDRPENEREYMELARRKTGALFRAAAELGAIAADADGRTVETLGEYAERVGVAFQIRDDVLDATADSEALGKPAGIDEEMDRPSIVRVTDRSPEELNGLAREESDRALAALADLDLPAGEAKDYLEYLAEFVVERDA from the coding sequence ATGGAGTACGTCGAGGCGCGCCGGGCCGCCATCGAGGACCGCATCGCCGAGGCGGTCGGCACCGTCGAGCCGACCGAACTCGGCGACCAGCTCGAACACGTGGTGCTCGCGGGCGGGAAGCGCGTCCGACCGACGCTCACCGTCCTCGTCTGCGAGGCCGCCGGGGGCGACGTCTGGGAGGGCGGCGACGACGCCGACGCGAGCCAGCAGCCGGTGCTGGCGGCGGACGGCGAGGACGCTCTGGACTACGCCGTCGGCATCGAGCTCGTCCACAACGCCTCGCTGGTCGTCGACGACATCATCGACCAGTCAGAGGTCCGCCGGGGCTCGGCGAGCGCGTGGGCGGAGTACGGCTACGGGCCGGGGCTGGTCGCCTCCGACGGCCTGCTCGGCGAGGCGTTCGCGCTGTTCTCCCGGGACCCCCGGGCGATGGAGTGTGTCACGGACTCGCTGGTGGAACTCGGCGAGGGCGAAGCCATCGAACTCGTCGACCGGCCGGAGAACGAGCGAGAGTACATGGAGCTCGCGCGACGGAAGACCGGCGCGCTGTTCCGCGCGGCCGCAGAGCTCGGCGCTATCGCCGCGGACGCCGACGGACGCACCGTCGAGACCCTCGGCGAGTACGCCGAACGCGTCGGAGTCGCCTTCCAGATTCGGGACGACGTGCTGGACGCGACCGCCGACAGCGAGGCGCTCGGGAAGCCGGCGGGCATCGACGAGGAGATGGACCGGCCGAGCATCGTGCGCGTCACCGACCGGTCACCCGAGGAACTGAACGGATTGGCGCGCGAAGAGTCGGACCGCGCGCTCGCTGCGCTCGCTGACCTCGACCTGCCGGCGGGCGAAGCCAAAGACTACCTGGAGTACCTCGCGGAGTTCGTCGTCGAGCGGGACGCCTGA
- a CDS encoding YbhB/YbcL family Raf kinase inhibitor-like protein has product MANRSTRRYVLSVAGSAAVVLAAGCSDLGGYTGGGDGGDTAPKSTTNTGENSDEATEENPVVGDAEQVGDLALSSPAFDDGQPIPRTYGRDDADVNPPLSVSGVPDGAETLVLVVDDPDAVEPAGEVWLHWLVWNVPATRTEIPEDWTPEQATEGVNDFGERGYGGPAPPDGEHKYRFKLYALDTSLDIPTDASKRDVGDAMRDHVLASTQLVGMYAP; this is encoded by the coding sequence ATGGCGAACCGTTCGACCCGCCGCTACGTGCTGTCGGTCGCCGGCAGCGCAGCCGTCGTTCTCGCCGCCGGTTGCAGCGACCTCGGCGGGTACACCGGTGGTGGCGACGGAGGCGACACCGCCCCGAAATCGACCACGAACACTGGCGAGAACTCGGACGAAGCGACCGAGGAGAACCCGGTGGTCGGCGACGCCGAGCAGGTCGGGGACCTCGCGCTGTCCAGCCCGGCGTTCGACGACGGCCAGCCCATCCCCCGGACGTACGGGCGGGACGACGCCGACGTCAATCCGCCGCTGTCAGTCTCCGGTGTGCCCGACGGCGCGGAGACGCTCGTGCTCGTCGTCGACGACCCCGACGCCGTCGAACCGGCCGGCGAGGTGTGGCTGCACTGGCTCGTCTGGAACGTGCCCGCGACGCGGACCGAGATACCCGAGGACTGGACCCCCGAGCAGGCCACAGAGGGGGTCAACGACTTCGGCGAGCGCGGGTACGGCGGGCCCGCGCCGCCGGACGGGGAACACAAGTACCGCTTCAAACTGTACGCGCTCGACACCAGCCTCGACATCCCCACGGACGCCTCGAAGCGCGATGTCGGTGACGCCATGCGGGACCACGTGCTCGCGTCGACCCAACTGGTGGGGATGTACGCGCCCTAG
- a CDS encoding DNA polymerase sliding clamp: MTQQTTTDDTTRRVQPPRDPAVSVVADPDVLTTALDALGAIVDECVLAVGEDGVSVEAMDPATVAMVSLDLDADAFDAFDVDTDRRLGVPLERLRDVVGIADAGQPVELAFDAETRHLHVQVGELAYSLALVDPEAIRSPPDRVDLADQYASSATLDGASLARAVDAADMVADHLALGAEDDHLHVRADGDTDSVEIEFPAADCAALDAPEPVESLFSLQYLASVTSATPGDRPVDLRFGDEAPIEAAFDVADGDGRVAFVVSPRMTRA; encoded by the coding sequence ATGACCCAGCAGACCACCACCGACGACACGACCCGACGTGTACAGCCACCCCGCGACCCCGCCGTCTCGGTGGTCGCCGACCCGGACGTCCTCACGACGGCGCTCGACGCGCTCGGCGCCATCGTCGACGAGTGTGTCCTCGCCGTCGGCGAAGACGGCGTCAGCGTCGAGGCGATGGACCCCGCGACCGTCGCGATGGTCTCCCTGGACCTCGACGCCGACGCCTTCGACGCCTTCGACGTCGACACGGACCGACGCCTCGGCGTTCCACTGGAGCGCCTTCGGGACGTCGTCGGCATCGCCGACGCGGGCCAGCCGGTCGAACTCGCGTTCGACGCCGAGACCCGCCACCTCCACGTGCAGGTCGGCGAGCTCGCCTACTCGCTCGCGCTCGTCGACCCCGAGGCCATCCGGTCGCCGCCGGACCGCGTCGATCTGGCCGACCAGTACGCGTCGTCGGCAACACTAGACGGTGCCAGCCTCGCCCGCGCCGTCGACGCCGCCGACATGGTCGCCGACCACCTCGCGCTCGGAGCCGAGGACGACCACCTCCACGTCCGCGCCGACGGCGACACCGACTCGGTCGAAATCGAGTTCCCGGCGGCGGACTGCGCAGCACTCGACGCCCCAGAGCCCGTCGAGTCACTGTTCTCGCTGCAGTACCTCGCGTCGGTCACCAGTGCCACGCCCGGCGACCGACCCGTCGACCTCCGGTTCGGTGACGAAGCACCCATCGAGGCCGCCTTCGACGTCGCCGACGGCGACGGCCGCGTCGCGTTCGTCGTCTCCCCGCGGATGACGCGCGCCTGA